The following proteins are co-located in the Trichormus variabilis 0441 genome:
- the fmt gene encoding methionyl-tRNA formyltransferase, with product MKIVFFGTPEFAVPTLEKLLLNQEFEVLAVVTQPDKRRERGNKLTPSPVKNMAIAHDLPVWQPERIKKDTETLNKLKQLDADAFVVVAYGQILSQKILDMPKLGCVNVHGSILPQYRGAAPIQWCLYNGETETGITTMLMDAGMDTGAMLLKATTPIGLLDNADDVAQRLSVIGGDLLIETLYKLQQQEIQPIPQDNAAATYASLIQKQDYGLDWSRSALQLHNQIRGFYPNCTTTFRNQPLKITASFPLGAAYNDELPPELQKMLQKLPDLSQISGSPGEVVSITKGVGAIAQTGEGLLLLREVQLPGKRPQSGWDFVNGTRLTVGEVLGNGS from the coding sequence ATGAAAATTGTATTTTTTGGTACACCTGAATTTGCTGTTCCTACTTTAGAAAAACTGTTACTGAATCAAGAATTTGAGGTTTTAGCCGTAGTTACGCAACCGGATAAACGTCGAGAGAGAGGGAATAAATTAACGCCTTCGCCTGTCAAAAATATGGCGATCGCTCATGATTTACCAGTATGGCAACCGGAAAGGATAAAAAAAGATACTGAAACTCTCAACAAACTTAAGCAATTAGACGCAGATGCGTTTGTTGTAGTTGCCTATGGGCAAATTTTGTCACAAAAAATCCTCGATATGCCCAAATTAGGTTGCGTGAACGTACATGGCTCAATTTTGCCCCAGTACCGAGGTGCTGCACCTATTCAATGGTGTTTATATAACGGCGAAACAGAAACGGGGATCACGACAATGTTAATGGATGCCGGTATGGATACTGGGGCAATGCTACTGAAAGCAACCACACCCATAGGCTTGCTTGATAATGCTGATGATGTAGCCCAGAGGCTATCTGTGATTGGTGGAGATTTATTAATAGAAACCTTGTACAAGCTACAGCAACAGGAAATTCAACCAATCCCGCAAGATAATGCTGCTGCCACTTACGCCTCTTTAATTCAAAAACAAGATTATGGTTTAGATTGGTCAAGGAGCGCCTTGCAACTGCACAATCAAATTAGGGGATTTTACCCAAATTGTACAACTACCTTCCGGAACCAACCTCTGAAGATTACAGCCTCCTTTCCCCTTGGTGCTGCATACAATGACGAGCTACCACCAGAATTACAAAAAATGTTGCAAAAACTACCTGATTTATCACAGATATCGGGTAGCCCAGGAGAAGTAGTCAGCATAACCAAGGGAGTTGGTGCGATCGCTCAAACTGGTGAGGGACTTTTACTTTTACGGGAGGTTCAGCTACCTGGCAAACGCCCCCAGTCGGGCTGGGATTTTGTGAATGGTACGCGGCTGACGGTGGGAGAAGTGTTAGGAAATGGCAGCTAG
- a CDS encoding DUF6464 family protein, whose amino-acid sequence MEPDSLPTEVILTHPRRSLGKVQLDWTPQPGNYLDFEGNTYAVLERRHRYQLKSGRYRLHNIALYVQSAQRPSEKTLVAGRWVVGDATCRFNAHSEIIRCAVNPHGPCESCRSYETSLAAIS is encoded by the coding sequence ATGGAGCCAGATTCTTTACCAACCGAGGTGATTCTGACGCATCCACGTCGCTCCCTCGGTAAAGTCCAACTTGACTGGACACCCCAACCCGGAAACTATCTCGATTTTGAAGGCAACACCTACGCAGTTCTAGAACGCCGCCATAGATATCAACTTAAATCAGGGCGTTATCGTTTGCATAATATAGCTCTTTACGTCCAGTCTGCCCAAAGACCATCAGAAAAAACTTTAGTAGCAGGGCGTTGGGTAGTAGGTGATGCCACCTGTAGATTTAATGCCCACTCAGAAATCATTCGCTGTGCAGTCAATCCCCACGGCCCTTGTGAGTCCTGCCGTTCTTATGAAACCTCACTAGCTGCCATTTCCTAA